The following proteins are co-located in the Anomalospiza imberbis isolate Cuckoo-Finch-1a 21T00152 chromosome Z, ASM3175350v1, whole genome shotgun sequence genome:
- the NIPSNAP3A gene encoding protein NipSnap homolog 3A: MLPPALLRRPLAAAARLALPRAGPQVRFATGPRQNNGIFYEIRTYDIKPAKMKEFLEMVNKYFHFRTAHSELVGFWYSELGAMNKVFHIWKYDNFAHRTAVRHALANDKDWQGKFISAALPLIDKQHNEVAYLVPWCQLRKPSKEGGVYEWVTFQMKPGGPALWGEAFRAAINAHINTGYTKLIGVFHTEYGLLNTVHVLWWNESPDHRAAGRHSAHEDARVVAAVRDSVRFLESQQNVLLIPLQCSPLK; encoded by the exons ATGCTGCCGCCGGCGCTGCTCCGCCGCCcgctcgccgccgccgcccgcctgGCTCTGCCGCGCGCCGGCCCGCAG GTACGCTTTGCCACAGGGCCCAGACAAAATAATGGCATTTTCTATGAAATTCGCACATATGATATTAAGCCAGCGAAGATGAAGGAGTTTTTGGAAATGGTCAACAAGTACTTTCACTTTCGCACAGCTCACTCGGAGCTGGTGGGATTCTGGTACTCAGAGCTGGGAGCGATGAACAAGGTGTTCCACATTTGGAAGTACG ATAATTTTGCCCACAGAACAGCAGTCCGGCATGCACTAGCAAATGACAAAGACTGGCAGGGAAAATTCATCTCTGCGGCTCTCCCCTTGATAGACAAGCAGCACAATGAGGTTGCTTATCTGGTGCCCTGGTGTCAGCTCAGGAAGCCTTCAAAGGAAGGGG GTGTATATGAATGGGTTACTTTCCAGATGAAGCCTGGTGGGCCAGCATTGTGGGGTGAAGCATTTCGAGCTGCAATCAATGCTCACATCAACACAGGATATACCAAGCTGATCGGTGTTTTCCACACAGAATATGGATTACTTAACACAG TCCATGTGTTGTGGTGGAACGAGAGCCCAGATCACCGGGCAGCAGGAAGACACAGTGCCCATGAAGATGCCAGAGTTGTAGCAGCTG TGCGTGACAGCGTCAGATTCTTGGAGTCCCAGCAAAATGTGCTTCTGATTCCTCTGCAATGCTCACCGCTGAAGTAA